A single genomic interval of Demequina sp. NBRC 110054 harbors:
- a CDS encoding fibronectin type III domain-containing protein has translation MALTVGFLTPPVSHPRPGHSTLKLVAGAIIGALVALTWGAVPASAATVTGSIDVDLRPSEIALSPDGNTAYVTHVSFDKVSVIDTTTGTVTGTITVGDNTSGIAVSPDGNAAYTTDADDDTVSVIDTATGTVTGTITVGDSPNAIAVSPDGNAAYTTNGNDDTVSVIDTATGTVTGTITVGDNPSGIAVSPDGNTAYVTNYRDGNVSVIDTATGTVTDTITIGDYPWDVAVSPDGAAAYATNAADNTVSVIDTATGTVTDTIAVGDTPVSVAVGADSASAYVTHIDSDAVSVIDTATGTVTDLIDVGDGPYDIAVDPDGANAYVTDFYGGTVSVVTLALAPGAPSAVTASAGESSVYVTWDAPSDDGGADITGYTVTVRDGSTVVATAEAGSELRGRTVGDLTNGVEYSVTVTATNAAGVGDASPAATATPLDADSPNATTDTIAAGSGTWAVAVSPDGETTYVANDSSSTVSVIDTATGAVTNTISVGFGPTGIATSPDGAYVYVANNGGGTVSVIETATHTVTTTIPGVDGAYSVAVNPDGTVAYVTNPYVGTVSVIDLATHSVSGTVAVGGRPYGVVVSADETMVFVTDLDSDAVIAVDTSSLLVLGTASVGRDPYNIALSPDGNTVYVANSGDDSVSVLEAATGTVTTTIAVGNAPYGLAFTPDGTAVYVTNGFDDSVSVIDTASETVADTIAVGDRPYRIAFAPDGATAYVTNNASSTVSVLTSTTTPDAPASLVATAGNTAAQLSWDAPMDDGGLAITDYVIEFRETGGAWDTFADGASTDTTATVTGLTNGTTYEFRVSAVNTNGTGTASSVASATPATVPAAPTGLSITSTVESFLASWTAGDDGGSAITGYRLEYRLVGDTAWSTLPDLDAAVLEAVVDSLTGGASYEVRVIATNAVGDSSPSDVVTTSVISVTEEADDAEDDAAGDDDTGTADDSDGESGTLADGDTADTTATADSTSDESLATTGSEGTLGIVLAAILALGGAGILTARRLYAHR, from the coding sequence ATGGCACTGACTGTCGGATTTCTCACACCCCCCGTTTCACACCCGCGACCAGGGCATTCGACCCTGAAGCTGGTCGCCGGCGCGATCATCGGCGCGCTGGTCGCCCTGACATGGGGAGCGGTCCCCGCGTCCGCGGCGACCGTGACGGGCTCAATCGACGTCGACCTCCGCCCCTCCGAGATCGCCCTCAGCCCCGACGGCAACACCGCGTACGTCACCCACGTCAGTTTCGACAAGGTGTCCGTCATCGACACCACTACCGGCACCGTCACGGGCACGATCACCGTCGGCGACAACACGAGCGGGATCGCCGTCAGCCCCGACGGCAACGCCGCGTACACCACCGACGCCGATGACGACACGGTGTCCGTCATCGACACCGCCACCGGCACCGTCACGGGCACGATCACCGTCGGCGACAGCCCGAACGCGATCGCCGTCAGCCCCGACGGCAACGCCGCGTACACCACGAACGGCAATGACGACACGGTGTCCGTCATCGACACCGCCACCGGCACCGTCACGGGCACGATCACCGTCGGCGACAACCCGAGCGGGATCGCCGTCAGCCCCGACGGGAACACCGCCTACGTCACGAACTACCGCGACGGAAACGTGTCCGTCATCGACACCGCGACCGGCACCGTCACCGACACGATCACCATCGGCGACTACCCCTGGGACGTGGCCGTCAGCCCCGACGGCGCCGCCGCCTACGCCACCAACGCTGCTGACAACACGGTGTCCGTCATCGACACCGCCACCGGCACCGTCACCGACACGATCGCCGTCGGCGATACCCCTGTCTCGGTCGCCGTCGGCGCTGACAGCGCTTCCGCATACGTCACCCACATCGATTCCGACGCAGTGTCCGTGATCGACACCGCGACCGGCACCGTCACGGACCTCATCGACGTCGGCGATGGCCCCTACGACATCGCCGTCGACCCCGATGGCGCGAACGCCTACGTCACGGACTTCTACGGCGGCACCGTGTCAGTCGTGACCCTCGCACTCGCGCCCGGTGCGCCATCCGCGGTCACCGCGTCCGCGGGCGAGTCATCGGTGTACGTCACGTGGGACGCACCCTCGGACGACGGCGGCGCGGACATCACCGGTTACACCGTCACCGTGAGGGACGGCTCGACCGTCGTCGCCACGGCCGAGGCCGGGTCCGAGCTCCGAGGCCGGACCGTGGGCGACCTCACGAACGGCGTCGAGTACTCCGTCACCGTGACCGCCACGAACGCCGCGGGCGTCGGCGACGCTTCCCCCGCGGCAACGGCGACGCCCCTCGACGCCGACTCTCCCAACGCGACCACCGACACCATCGCGGCCGGATCCGGGACGTGGGCCGTCGCCGTGAGCCCCGACGGCGAGACCACCTACGTCGCGAACGACAGCAGCAGCACCGTCTCGGTCATCGACACCGCGACCGGCGCCGTCACCAACACCATCTCCGTCGGCTTCGGCCCGACGGGGATCGCGACGAGCCCCGACGGCGCCTACGTCTACGTGGCCAACAACGGCGGCGGCACGGTCTCCGTCATCGAGACAGCCACCCACACCGTCACCACGACGATCCCTGGCGTCGATGGGGCGTACAGCGTCGCGGTCAACCCCGACGGCACGGTCGCCTACGTGACCAACCCCTACGTGGGCACGGTCTCCGTGATCGACCTCGCGACGCACTCCGTCTCCGGCACGGTCGCCGTGGGCGGCCGACCGTACGGTGTCGTCGTCAGCGCTGACGAGACCATGGTCTTCGTCACGGACCTCGACTCGGACGCCGTCATCGCCGTCGACACGTCCTCGCTGCTCGTCCTCGGGACGGCGAGCGTCGGGCGCGACCCGTACAACATCGCCCTGAGCCCGGACGGCAACACCGTCTACGTCGCCAACAGCGGAGATGACAGCGTCTCCGTCCTCGAAGCAGCCACCGGGACCGTCACCACCACCATCGCGGTCGGCAACGCCCCGTACGGCCTCGCCTTCACGCCCGACGGCACTGCCGTCTACGTCACCAACGGGTTCGACGACAGCGTGTCGGTCATCGACACCGCATCGGAGACGGTCGCCGACACGATCGCCGTGGGCGACCGGCCCTACCGGATCGCCTTCGCCCCCGACGGCGCGACGGCGTACGTGACGAACAACGCCAGCTCGACCGTCTCGGTGCTGACCTCCACGACGACGCCCGATGCCCCCGCGTCGCTCGTGGCGACGGCCGGCAACACCGCGGCACAGCTGTCGTGGGACGCGCCCATGGACGACGGCGGTCTCGCGATCACGGACTACGTGATCGAGTTCCGCGAGACCGGCGGCGCGTGGGACACCTTCGCGGATGGCGCCTCGACCGACACCACTGCGACGGTGACAGGCCTGACCAACGGCACGACGTACGAGTTCCGCGTCAGCGCCGTCAACACCAACGGCACCGGCACCGCGTCTTCGGTCGCCTCGGCCACCCCGGCCACCGTGCCCGCGGCACCGACGGGCCTGTCGATCACCTCGACCGTCGAGTCCTTCCTGGCCTCGTGGACCGCGGGCGACGACGGCGGCTCCGCGATCACCGGCTACCGGCTCGAGTACCGGCTCGTGGGCGACACTGCCTGGAGCACCCTGCCCGACCTCGACGCCGCCGTGCTCGAGGCCGTGGTCGACTCCCTCACGGGCGGCGCCAGCTACGAGGTCCGCGTCATCGCGACCAACGCCGTCGGCGACAGCAGCCCCTCTGACGTGGTGACCACCTCCGTGATCTCGGTCACCGAAGAGGCCGACGACGCTGAGGACGACGCCGCCGGGGACGACGACACCGGCACCGCCGACGACTCGGACGGCGAGTCGGGCACGCTCGCAGACGGGGACACGGCCGACACCACGGCCACCGCCGATTCCACCTCCGACGAGTCTCTCGCCACCACCGGCTCCGAAGGCACCCTCGGCATCGTCCTGGCTGCGATCCTCGCCCTTGGCGGCGCAGGAATCCTCACCGCCCGCAGGCTCTACGCCCACCGCTGA
- a CDS encoding MFS transporter — protein MFSRYRDILALPGASAFFWWGLFSRLQIGMTALATFLLVQIEYGSYATAGLVVGVLAIGAAIVNPQISKLVDEYGQSRVLRIGFAVAVAARLAFVVAALLHAPTWVLLVILPFFSGAGAQSTLTRARWTHIVPDKHALNSAFSLESSMEETLFIAGPALSTILATQVASWLPSVVAAASLLIGGYVFLALKETEPPAKRGDAGTSALASVPMIDGSLPRIGYHVPQRKVQRYRRPLRGHLLVTTPALILTSFVFATQGALFASADAATVAFAEELGLKGWSGPVLAVFALGSLVGGLLYGSRVWSRTLASRLLWGVTASGIGAITFHYAGSLAWLAILMFLTGLAIAPTMAVGDGVVHALVPRTRVTEGMAWTRVGLDLGVALGAWLTGLAIDSYGAHAGFTVTAWSGALGIALMLGGWRYLRRKKAYEETVSRAPAVA, from the coding sequence ATGTTCTCGCGCTATCGCGACATCCTTGCGCTTCCTGGCGCGTCCGCATTCTTCTGGTGGGGCCTGTTCTCGCGGCTGCAGATCGGCATGACCGCACTCGCCACCTTCCTGCTCGTGCAGATCGAGTACGGCTCGTACGCGACCGCGGGCCTCGTGGTCGGCGTGCTCGCGATCGGCGCCGCGATCGTCAACCCGCAGATCAGCAAGCTGGTGGACGAGTATGGCCAGTCCCGCGTGCTCAGGATCGGCTTCGCGGTCGCGGTCGCCGCCCGTCTCGCATTCGTCGTCGCGGCCTTGCTGCACGCCCCGACCTGGGTGCTGCTCGTGATCCTGCCGTTCTTCTCCGGCGCCGGCGCCCAGTCCACCCTCACGCGCGCCCGCTGGACCCACATCGTCCCCGACAAGCACGCGCTCAACTCCGCGTTCTCGCTCGAGAGCTCGATGGAGGAGACGCTGTTCATCGCGGGCCCCGCGCTCTCCACGATCCTCGCGACCCAGGTCGCCTCGTGGCTCCCCTCGGTGGTCGCCGCCGCGTCCCTGCTGATCGGCGGCTACGTGTTCCTGGCGCTCAAGGAGACCGAGCCTCCGGCCAAGCGGGGCGACGCCGGCACCTCGGCCCTCGCGAGCGTGCCCATGATCGACGGCTCGCTGCCGCGCATCGGCTACCACGTCCCCCAGCGCAAGGTGCAGCGCTACCGCCGCCCGCTGCGCGGCCACCTGCTCGTCACCACGCCCGCGCTGATCCTCACGTCGTTCGTCTTCGCGACGCAGGGCGCGCTGTTCGCGTCGGCCGACGCCGCGACGGTCGCCTTCGCCGAGGAGCTCGGTCTCAAGGGCTGGTCCGGTCCCGTGCTCGCGGTCTTCGCGCTCGGCTCGCTCGTCGGCGGGCTGCTGTACGGCTCGCGCGTGTGGAGCCGCACCCTCGCGTCGCGCCTGCTGTGGGGCGTGACCGCCTCGGGCATCGGCGCGATCACGTTCCACTACGCGGGCTCGCTCGCGTGGCTCGCGATCCTCATGTTCCTCACCGGGCTCGCGATCGCTCCGACCATGGCGGTCGGCGACGGCGTCGTCCACGCCCTCGTCCCCCGCACCCGCGTGACCGAGGGGATGGCCTGGACCCGCGTGGGCCTGGACCTCGGCGTCGCGCTCGGCGCGTGGCTCACGGGCCTCGCGATCGACAGCTATGGCGCCCACGCCGGCTTCACCGTGACCGCGTGGTCCGGCGCGCTCGGCATCGCGCTCATGCTCGGCGGCTGGCGCTACCTGCGCCGCAAGAAGGCGTACGAGGAGACCGTCTCGCGCGCGCCTGCGGTGGCGTAG
- a CDS encoding cation:proton antiporter, with the protein MLETGSVSALRLVAAGPEGTSEILVELGIVLLVLAMLGRLAARLGIPSIPLYLLAGLMLGEGGLIPLDAGEEFLAVGAQIGVVLLLLLLGLEYSPQDLQHGLKTTWFAGLVDGFANGLPGFLLGILMGWSVTASLLLAGVTYISSSGIIARLLGDFERYTNRETPVILSILVMEDIVMAVFLPIMAVLLVGASLSQGAVAAAVAITLVAAAFFVSFKFSRHVSAAVHSRSRELLLLSVLGLTFLVAGLAEAAQVSAAVGAFLLGLTLSGQVADDVRDLMPPLRDVFGGIFFVFFGVTIDPRDLLPVLLPALGLAVVTAATKIATGMWAARRAGIGSKGQWRTGVSLVPRGEFSIVIAGLGIAAGVQPQLGPLAAAYVLILAFSGSLMMRYAAKLGPPSRWLPARASTR; encoded by the coding sequence ATGCTTGAGACCGGCAGCGTGAGCGCGCTGAGGCTTGTCGCCGCCGGTCCGGAGGGCACGAGCGAGATCCTCGTCGAGCTCGGCATCGTGCTGCTGGTCCTCGCGATGCTCGGGCGCCTCGCCGCCCGGCTGGGCATCCCCTCGATCCCGCTGTACCTGCTCGCGGGCCTCATGCTCGGCGAGGGCGGCCTCATCCCTCTCGACGCGGGAGAGGAGTTCCTCGCCGTCGGCGCGCAGATCGGCGTGGTCCTCCTGCTCCTCCTGCTCGGCCTCGAGTATTCGCCCCAGGACCTCCAGCACGGGCTCAAGACCACGTGGTTCGCCGGCCTCGTCGACGGCTTCGCGAACGGCCTGCCCGGCTTCCTGCTCGGCATCCTCATGGGCTGGTCCGTGACCGCGTCGCTGCTGCTCGCGGGCGTCACCTACATCTCGTCGTCCGGGATCATCGCGCGCCTGCTCGGCGACTTCGAGCGGTACACGAACCGCGAGACCCCCGTGATCCTCAGCATCCTGGTCATGGAGGACATCGTGATGGCGGTGTTCCTGCCGATCATGGCGGTGCTGCTCGTCGGCGCCTCCCTGTCGCAGGGCGCCGTCGCCGCCGCGGTCGCGATCACCCTGGTCGCCGCGGCCTTCTTCGTGTCCTTCAAGTTCTCGCGACACGTGTCCGCGGCCGTGCACTCGCGGTCGAGGGAGCTGCTGCTGCTGTCGGTGCTGGGCCTCACCTTCCTGGTCGCGGGGCTCGCGGAGGCGGCGCAGGTCTCGGCCGCGGTCGGCGCGTTCCTCCTGGGCCTCACGCTGTCGGGCCAGGTGGCCGACGACGTGCGCGACCTCATGCCCCCGCTCCGCGACGTGTTCGGCGGGATCTTCTTCGTCTTCTTCGGGGTGACGATCGACCCGCGCGACCTGCTGCCTGTGCTGCTGCCGGCCCTCGGTCTGGCCGTGGTCACCGCCGCCACGAAGATCGCCACGGGCATGTGGGCCGCGCGGCGCGCGGGCATCGGCTCCAAGGGCCAATGGCGCACCGGCGTCTCGCTCGTGCCGCGCGGCGAGTTCTCGATCGTCATCGCGGGTCTCGGCATCGCCGCGGGCGTGCAGCCGCAGCTCGGCCCGCTGGCCGCCGCGTACGTGCTCATCCTGGCCTTCTCGGGCAGCCTCATGATGCGCTACGCGGCGAAGCTCGGGCCCCCGTCGCGATGGCTCCCCGCGCGCGCGTCGACCCGCTGA
- a CDS encoding cation:proton antiporter regulatory subunit, with amino-acid sequence MDIFETPLPGVGVRYEFTAESGDRVGIVVRRDGKRDIGIYDREDPDDCTGTLELSEGDASALAELLGGTNITARLESLRHTVEGLAIEWITMPGHGGLTNRTIGDGHIRTATSASIVAVIRDEVGVPGPGPNFELQAGDTVLVMGSEHAVGQARQILIG; translated from the coding sequence ATGGACATCTTCGAGACGCCCCTTCCCGGGGTCGGCGTCCGCTACGAGTTCACGGCGGAGAGCGGCGACCGCGTCGGCATCGTGGTGCGGCGAGACGGCAAGCGCGACATCGGCATCTACGACCGCGAGGATCCCGACGACTGCACGGGCACGCTCGAGCTGTCGGAGGGCGACGCGTCGGCACTCGCCGAGCTGCTCGGCGGCACCAACATCACCGCGCGGCTGGAGTCGCTGCGGCACACCGTCGAGGGGCTCGCGATCGAGTGGATCACGATGCCTGGGCACGGCGGCCTCACCAACCGCACGATCGGCGACGGGCACATCCGCACCGCCACGTCGGCCTCGATCGTCGCCGTGATCCGCGACGAGGTCGGGGTGCCCGGTCCCGGCCCCAACTTCGAGCTGCAGGCCGGAGACACCGTCCTGGTGATGGGCAGCGAGCACGCCGTGGGCCAGGCGCGACAGATCCTGATCGGATAG
- a CDS encoding phosphotransferase, translated as MMLDVNDSVSRFPRVRPGEILPDDYVHALLRASAPEYAHLPLGGRYTDMEEHFSVRLGDEMIVELPREHSSPSWDPVAMRHLRDAAPTWDFDVRLPVQVCEPALGYPHRFEIARWFDASTTLRSPLRTDAARDLGRALAQLHAGRVPADAPPHELFADGLAARLAAAASALDAVTGLHSPEGARVLAERVRDVWGSADAAEPTLGHTWITGTLDPRVVMSRHGAFAGLVYWRKLSVGDPVSDLGVAALLFEPAGTDLLLEGYGVDTKDLRARMRAIAIVRALHFALSDNPALARLGWTRLGERHLLTDPAEPEDTLPG; from the coding sequence ATGATGCTGGACGTGAACGACAGCGTCTCGAGGTTCCCGCGCGTGAGGCCGGGCGAGATCCTGCCCGACGACTATGTGCACGCGCTGCTGCGCGCGAGCGCTCCCGAGTATGCGCATCTGCCGCTCGGGGGTCGCTACACCGACATGGAGGAGCACTTCAGCGTCCGCCTGGGCGACGAGATGATCGTGGAGCTGCCTCGCGAGCACAGCTCGCCCTCGTGGGACCCGGTCGCGATGCGGCATCTGCGCGACGCAGCGCCGACGTGGGACTTCGACGTCAGGCTCCCCGTCCAGGTGTGCGAGCCCGCGCTGGGGTATCCGCATCGCTTCGAGATCGCTCGCTGGTTCGATGCGTCTACCACGCTCCGGTCGCCGCTGCGCACCGACGCCGCGCGCGACCTGGGGCGCGCGCTCGCGCAGCTCCACGCGGGTCGGGTCCCTGCCGACGCACCCCCTCACGAGCTCTTCGCCGACGGGCTCGCCGCGCGACTCGCGGCGGCGGCCTCCGCGCTCGACGCGGTGACCGGACTCCACTCGCCCGAGGGCGCTCGGGTCCTCGCGGAGCGGGTGCGCGACGTGTGGGGGTCGGCCGACGCGGCGGAGCCGACGCTCGGGCACACGTGGATCACGGGCACGCTCGACCCGCGAGTCGTCATGTCGCGTCACGGCGCCTTCGCGGGCCTCGTCTACTGGCGCAAGCTCTCCGTCGGGGACCCGGTGAGCGATCTGGGCGTCGCGGCGCTGCTGTTCGAGCCCGCCGGCACGGATCTGCTGCTCGAGGGCTACGGGGTCGACACCAAGGACCTCCGCGCGCGGATGCGCGCCATCGCGATCGTCCGCGCACTGCACTTCGCGCTGTCGGACAACCCCGCTCTCGCTCGACTCGGCTGGACGCGTCTGGGCGAGAGGCACCTGCTGACCGACCCGGCCGAACCCGAGGACACGCTGCCCGGCTGA
- a CDS encoding Dyp-type peroxidase: MTRASSSSHGPSRRGFLTGSAAAAGAVAGAVGGATVARATEPTATTDTTGVNGSRTTAFHGVHQAGITSSPGAHGTFVAFDLVEGSTREDLTRLMRLWTDDARRLMTGAGALADTEPELASAPAGLTITVGWGRAAAVLAGGEDQVPSWLGPLPAFSIDALEDRWSDGDVLVMIHSDDPTTVSHATRMIVKDATSLATERWRQTGFRQAYGSHPSGTTMRNLFGQVDGTTNPPVAADDFATRVWITDGWLAGGTSLVLRRIRMNMATWDEADRVGRENAVGRTLDTGAPLTGTKEHDEPDFDAVNERGFPIISDVAHIRRARPDDPSQRIVRLGYNYDEPARGGDDAEVGLLFGSLQADVDAQYVPIQERLAEADLLNVWTTPVGSAVFAILPGCDEDGFLGDTLLA; this comes from the coding sequence GTGACCCGCGCGAGCTCCTCTTCGCACGGTCCGAGCCGCCGCGGGTTCCTCACGGGATCCGCGGCGGCGGCCGGCGCCGTGGCCGGCGCGGTCGGCGGGGCGACGGTCGCCCGTGCGACGGAGCCCACGGCAACGACCGACACGACGGGCGTCAACGGCAGCCGCACCACCGCGTTCCACGGCGTTCATCAGGCGGGCATCACGTCGAGCCCCGGCGCGCACGGCACGTTCGTGGCCTTCGACCTCGTGGAGGGCTCGACGCGCGAGGACCTCACGCGACTCATGCGCCTGTGGACCGACGACGCCCGCCGGCTCATGACGGGCGCCGGCGCGCTCGCCGACACCGAGCCCGAGCTCGCGAGCGCCCCCGCGGGCCTCACCATCACGGTGGGCTGGGGCCGCGCGGCCGCGGTGCTCGCGGGCGGCGAGGACCAGGTGCCGTCATGGCTCGGGCCGCTGCCCGCGTTCTCGATCGACGCGCTCGAGGACCGGTGGTCGGACGGCGACGTGCTCGTGATGATCCATTCCGACGACCCGACGACCGTGAGCCATGCGACGCGCATGATCGTCAAGGACGCGACGAGCCTCGCGACCGAGCGGTGGCGCCAGACCGGCTTCCGGCAGGCCTACGGCAGCCACCCCTCCGGCACGACGATGCGCAACCTGTTCGGCCAGGTCGACGGCACCACGAACCCGCCGGTCGCGGCGGACGACTTCGCTACCCGCGTGTGGATCACCGACGGCTGGCTCGCGGGCGGCACGTCGCTCGTGCTGCGCCGCATCCGGATGAACATGGCGACGTGGGACGAGGCGGACCGCGTGGGCCGCGAGAACGCGGTGGGCCGCACGCTCGACACTGGCGCACCCCTGACCGGCACCAAGGAGCACGACGAGCCCGACTTCGACGCCGTGAACGAGCGCGGCTTCCCGATCATCTCCGACGTCGCCCACATCCGCCGGGCGCGGCCCGACGACCCGAGCCAGCGCATCGTCCGGCTCGGCTACAACTACGACGAGCCGGCCAGGGGCGGGGACGACGCCGAGGTCGGGCTGCTGTTCGGCAGCCTCCAGGCCGACGTGGACGCGCAGTACGTGCCGATCCAGGAGCGGCTGGCCGAGGCCGACCTGCTCAACGTGTGGACCACGCCCGTGGGCTCGGCGGTGTTCGCGATCCTGCCGGGGTGCGACGAGGACGGCTTCCTGGGGGACACGCTGCTGGCATGA
- a CDS encoding copper chaperone PCu(A)C, giving the protein MAAAALLGSALALTACSSDSAAETAESLTVTDAWVKAVDDGMTAAFGLVENTTDEAVTIVGASTDASTMVQLHETVADDSGNTTMQEVDGGFTVEPGETLTLEPGGNHIMFMDITEPLEAGAEVDITLELEDGSEVPFTAVVKEFSGAQEEYTADMDMDSEDMDMSSDES; this is encoded by the coding sequence ATGGCCGCCGCCGCCCTGCTGGGCTCGGCGCTCGCGCTCACCGCGTGCTCAAGTGACTCTGCTGCCGAGACCGCGGAGTCCCTCACCGTCACCGACGCGTGGGTCAAGGCCGTCGACGACGGCATGACCGCGGCCTTCGGCCTGGTCGAGAACACCACCGACGAGGCCGTCACGATCGTCGGCGCGTCGACCGACGCCTCGACGATGGTCCAGCTCCACGAGACCGTCGCGGACGACAGCGGCAACACGACCATGCAGGAGGTCGACGGCGGCTTCACCGTCGAGCCGGGCGAGACCCTCACGCTCGAGCCCGGCGGCAACCACATCATGTTCATGGACATCACCGAACCTCTTGAGGCGGGCGCCGAGGTCGACATCACGCTCGAGCTCGAGGACGGCTCCGAGGTGCCGTTCACCGCGGTCGTCAAGGAGTTCTCGGGCGCGCAGGAGGAGTACACCGCCGACATGGACATGGACTCCGAGGACATGGATATGTCCTCGGACGAGTCGTGA
- a CDS encoding siderophore-interacting protein, whose protein sequence is METTITTVVTGVEQVTPGFVRVRVTTPGEQWVSTGAADEFIHVEVGADDVDAGDGHTSRHYSVSKVLSDGFEMEIALHGHGPGARWGQRVRPGDAVEVSEPKAYYAPPSAAHRRVLVGDATALPAIARILAEANPDESFSVVIELASMADLRELPSAADVRVEWRIGGNGYAPSVLCSELKGLLPGLRDAAHEPYVWVACEASESRRIRQNLRKEAQLPMAVMRIVGYWHGDKDHIMSVWNSLTEEQLAHAASIWREDRSDEENWVEYEPFLRSLGV, encoded by the coding sequence ATGGAGACCACCATCACGACCGTCGTCACCGGCGTGGAGCAGGTGACCCCCGGCTTCGTGCGCGTGCGCGTCACGACCCCCGGCGAGCAGTGGGTCAGCACCGGCGCCGCCGACGAGTTCATCCACGTCGAGGTCGGCGCGGACGACGTCGACGCGGGGGACGGTCACACGTCGCGCCACTACAGCGTGAGCAAGGTGCTGTCCGACGGCTTCGAGATGGAGATCGCGCTGCACGGGCACGGGCCCGGCGCCCGGTGGGGCCAGCGCGTCCGTCCCGGCGACGCCGTCGAGGTGTCCGAGCCCAAGGCCTACTACGCGCCCCCGTCGGCCGCGCATCGTCGCGTGCTCGTGGGCGACGCCACCGCGCTGCCCGCGATCGCGCGCATCCTCGCCGAGGCGAACCCCGACGAGTCCTTCAGCGTCGTGATCGAGCTGGCCTCGATGGCCGACCTGCGCGAGCTGCCGAGCGCGGCGGACGTGCGCGTCGAGTGGCGCATCGGCGGCAACGGCTACGCCCCTTCGGTCCTGTGCTCCGAGCTGAAGGGTCTCCTCCCCGGGTTGCGCGACGCCGCGCACGAGCCGTACGTGTGGGTCGCGTGCGAGGCCTCCGAGTCCCGCCGCATCCGCCAGAACCTCCGCAAGGAGGCCCAGCTGCCGATGGCGGTCATGCGGATCGTCGGCTACTGGCACGGCGACAAGGACCACATCATGAGCGTGTGGAACAGTCTCACGGAGGAGCAGCTGGCCCACGCCGCGTCGATCTGGCGCGAGGACCGCTCCGACGAGGAGAACTGGGTCGAGTACGAGCCCTTCCTGCGCTCGCTCGGCGTCTAG
- a CDS encoding phosphotransferase — translation MPTGLAPDAEVRITDDLVSRLLRAQHPGLSALPLGERFEGWDNVTVRLGDDLAVRLPRRQLGADLASREHRWLAALAPDWDFPVPAPVHLGEPGEDYPWHWSVIPYFDGERCFDAPLADEGVADLGTALAQVHRAAPEDAPRNPFRSATLAERAEVFDARINTVLALEDAPAVLLEEEAREAFEAGANAGREGETWAHLDLHGGNVLTRDGRLAALLDWGDLGVADPATDLGQALSLVGRTGFRRLLEAYAEAGGEAASAGGLDQVTAFRVEAEAVGYSLTLACHEKAIQPGAGWNALIDLGYARPV, via the coding sequence ATGCCCACGGGCCTTGCCCCGGACGCCGAGGTCCGGATCACCGACGACCTGGTGTCACGCCTGCTCAGGGCGCAGCATCCCGGCCTCTCCGCGCTCCCGCTGGGCGAGCGCTTCGAGGGGTGGGACAACGTCACCGTGCGGCTCGGAGACGACCTCGCTGTGCGGCTGCCGCGCCGCCAGCTGGGGGCCGATCTCGCGTCGCGAGAGCACCGGTGGCTCGCCGCGCTCGCGCCCGACTGGGACTTCCCGGTGCCCGCGCCCGTGCACCTCGGCGAGCCAGGCGAGGACTATCCGTGGCACTGGTCCGTCATCCCGTACTTCGACGGCGAGCGCTGCTTCGACGCGCCGCTGGCCGACGAGGGCGTCGCCGACCTCGGGACCGCGCTCGCACAGGTCCACCGGGCCGCCCCCGAGGACGCGCCCCGCAACCCGTTCCGCTCCGCGACCCTTGCGGAGCGCGCTGAGGTCTTCGACGCGAGGATCAACACGGTGCTCGCGCTCGAGGATGCCCCGGCCGTGCTGCTCGAGGAGGAGGCGCGCGAGGCCTTCGAGGCCGGTGCGAACGCCGGCCGGGAGGGCGAGACCTGGGCGCACCTGGACCTGCACGGCGGCAATGTGCTCACGCGCGACGGACGGCTCGCGGCGCTGCTCGACTGGGGCGACCTGGGCGTCGCCGACCCCGCGACCGACCTGGGGCAGGCGCTGTCGCTCGTGGGCCGCACGGGGTTCCGGAGGCTTCTTGAGGCGTACGCCGAGGCCGGGGGCGAGGCCGCGAGCGCGGGCGGGCTTGATCAGGTGACCGCGTTCAGGGTCGAGGCGGAGGCCGTCGGCTACTCGCTCACGCTCGCGTGCCACGAGAAGGCGATCCAGCCGGGGGCAGGCTGGAACGCGCTGATCGACCTTGGGTACGCGCGGCCGGTGTAG